A region from the Sandaracinus amylolyticus genome encodes:
- a CDS encoding BON domain-containing protein, giving the protein MRFGLGRRHPSGPRGFRRSDERIHDEVCTRLAMDPWIDASELEVHVRGGEVLLEGEVDTREQRWHAEDLAWSVLGVEDVLTRVRVRGLVPGRPPVAPRAHDEPLREPVMTEPAYPSRLSSFRTGLEWSGVGRRPRDW; this is encoded by the coding sequence ATGAGGTTCGGTCTCGGACGACGACATCCCTCGGGACCGCGCGGGTTCCGCCGCTCCGACGAGCGCATCCACGACGAGGTCTGCACGCGGCTCGCGATGGACCCGTGGATCGACGCCTCGGAGCTCGAGGTGCACGTGCGCGGAGGCGAGGTGCTCCTCGAGGGCGAGGTCGACACGCGCGAGCAGCGCTGGCACGCCGAAGACCTCGCGTGGTCGGTGCTCGGCGTGGAGGACGTGCTCACGCGCGTGCGGGTGCGCGGCCTCGTGCCCGGTCGTCCTCCCGTCGCGCCCCGCGCGCACGACGAGCCGCTGCGCGAGCCGGTGATGACCGAGCCCGCGTATCCCTCGCGCCTCAGCTCGTTCCGCACCGGGCTCGAGTGGAGCGGCGTCGGGCGTCGCCCTCGCGATTGGTGA
- a CDS encoding DUF1622 domain-containing protein produces the protein MHEGPVFAIVSRAIEVAGVAIIVVGIVIACAQFAQHVVAHRPDAYGELRRALGRSLLLGLELLVAADIVSTVALEPTFESLGVLAILVVIRTFLSWALELETEGRWPWQRRGRAEQHSAPGWVSAGDAAARS, from the coding sequence ATGCACGAGGGACCCGTCTTCGCGATCGTGAGCCGCGCGATCGAGGTCGCGGGCGTCGCGATCATCGTGGTGGGGATCGTGATCGCGTGCGCGCAGTTCGCGCAGCACGTCGTGGCGCATCGCCCCGACGCGTACGGCGAGCTCCGGCGCGCGCTCGGTCGCTCCCTCCTGCTCGGCCTCGAGCTGCTGGTCGCCGCCGACATCGTCTCGACGGTCGCGCTCGAGCCGACGTTCGAGAGCCTCGGCGTGCTCGCGATCCTCGTCGTGATCCGGACGTTCTTGAGCTGGGCGCTGGAGCTCGAGACCGAAGGTCGGTGGCCGTGGCAGCGGCGCGGCCGCGCCGAGCAGCACAGCGCGCCGGGATGGGTCAGCGCCGGCGACGCCGCAGCGCGATCGTGA
- a CDS encoding right-handed parallel beta-helix repeat-containing protein: MTCRLAFLVVALSLLAPSARAQECDCDHTLALDVTTADGEALGIGPGDRVCVAAGERPFLRLSRFVGSAEAPITVINCGGRVVIRNADRAYALVVEGASRFVRVTGTGDPEIEHGFDVSAPDREPYAGVGVWIQGRASDVEIDHMEVHDTGFAGVMAKTDPACADRPFWDDFVMRDVHLHHLWVHDTGGEGFYVGSTQTSGYVRDCDGTSVTIPAHFLEGVEIDHVLVEDTEWDGAQVGFARSGCSVHDNVIRRVGSAGEMFQQQGLQLGAYSTCDVRRNVLSDGPAQGIIVLDTGDTTIADNVIARFGANGVYVNLRGLVERASHRFVHNTISGFGEDAIQVFGGGIENSVAWNNFVIGGDATSIAAGGDVGIEIDDNVFVASIAEAGVTGEDDFHLEAGSPARGAGRDVRDMGFALDLDGRARAMPPSAGAYEHDDDAPEIDAGTAVDASTTRGDGSTSETPSSSGCGCRVARGDGGPAALALVALAITIALRRRRR; the protein is encoded by the coding sequence ATGACGTGCCGTCTCGCCTTCCTCGTCGTCGCGCTCTCGCTCCTCGCTCCATCTGCTCGCGCCCAGGAGTGCGACTGCGATCACACGCTCGCGCTCGACGTGACCACCGCCGACGGCGAGGCGCTCGGGATCGGGCCCGGAGATCGGGTGTGCGTCGCGGCGGGCGAGCGTCCGTTCCTGCGGCTCTCGCGCTTCGTCGGCAGCGCGGAAGCGCCCATCACCGTGATCAACTGCGGAGGTCGCGTCGTCATCCGCAACGCCGATCGCGCCTATGCGCTGGTCGTCGAGGGCGCATCGCGCTTCGTGCGCGTGACCGGCACCGGCGATCCCGAGATCGAGCACGGCTTCGACGTGAGCGCGCCCGATCGCGAGCCCTACGCGGGCGTCGGCGTGTGGATCCAGGGCCGCGCGAGCGACGTCGAGATCGATCACATGGAGGTGCACGACACCGGGTTCGCCGGCGTCATGGCCAAGACCGATCCCGCCTGCGCCGATCGACCCTTCTGGGACGACTTCGTCATGCGCGACGTCCATCTGCACCACCTCTGGGTGCACGACACCGGCGGCGAGGGTTTCTACGTCGGAAGCACGCAGACCTCGGGCTACGTGCGCGACTGCGACGGAACCTCGGTGACGATCCCGGCGCACTTCCTCGAGGGCGTCGAGATCGACCACGTGCTCGTCGAGGACACCGAGTGGGACGGCGCGCAGGTCGGCTTCGCGCGCAGCGGATGCAGCGTGCACGACAACGTGATCCGGCGCGTCGGATCCGCGGGCGAGATGTTCCAGCAGCAGGGCCTGCAGCTCGGCGCGTACTCGACGTGCGACGTGCGGCGCAACGTGCTGAGCGACGGGCCCGCGCAGGGGATCATCGTGCTCGACACCGGCGACACGACGATCGCGGACAACGTGATCGCGCGCTTCGGCGCGAACGGCGTCTACGTGAACCTCCGCGGTCTCGTGGAGCGCGCGAGCCATCGCTTCGTGCACAACACGATCAGCGGGTTCGGCGAGGACGCGATCCAGGTGTTCGGCGGCGGGATCGAGAATTCCGTGGCGTGGAACAACTTCGTCATCGGCGGTGACGCGACGTCGATCGCGGCGGGCGGCGACGTCGGGATCGAGATCGACGACAACGTGTTCGTGGCGTCGATCGCGGAAGCGGGCGTCACCGGCGAGGACGACTTCCACCTCGAGGCGGGCTCGCCGGCGCGCGGCGCCGGACGCGACGTGCGCGACATGGGCTTCGCGCTCGATCTCGACGGCCGCGCGCGCGCGATGCCGCCCTCGGCCGGCGCCTACGAGCACGACGACGACGCGCCGGAGATCGACGCGGGCACGGCCGTCGACGCCAGCACGACGCGCGGCGATGGATCGACCAGCGAGACGCCCTCGAGCAGCGGCTGCGGCTGTCGTGTCGCGCGCGGCGACGGTGGCCCGGCGGCGCTCGCGCTCGTCGCGCTCGCGATCACGATCGCGCTGCGGCGTCGCCGGCGCTGA
- a CDS encoding ATP-binding protein, translating into MPALVTCGSACAAVNEAYLTMLGVEAHEVVGRSIESLILERVAGPDRSVVERAHEQSRTPQPAGHLWCRLRDVGGREHAVRVVWRRLCVPAARLVVFFDAEPEAFGRESTDVLARAAGSLGTCATEHDVLERAAEALSERGLTSTVLLIDEGDPLLRYGPTRSPGSGPGRRAFERARPPRTILEAFNPAFSERRAAFFQNGVRLVRDAYPEPVASDLAARLPSERMVQAPLFVDGRPYGALVVTGELLTPLLAVSIELFAELVARAVENVRLRVERVERERLAALGEAAAVMAHEVRNPVAALRNAVSLLQRPDLDAVGRHEMLRVVSEEAARLERMVEDLLTLGRPLVPRPRAVALESLVEAAVGLLARRNELDAVTLEVSAPERPMIALVDEDLLQLAVNNVLRNAAQSSPARGRVRVSFESRERERAVVVEDEGPGFTDEVMRRLCEPFLTTRATGTGMGLAVVRRVLDASGGRIEAGRGAAGGARVALWMPAEE; encoded by the coding sequence ATGCCCGCCCTCGTCACCTGCGGCTCCGCATGCGCGGCGGTGAACGAGGCGTACCTCACGATGCTCGGCGTCGAGGCGCACGAGGTGGTGGGTCGCTCGATCGAGTCGTTGATCCTCGAGCGCGTCGCCGGGCCCGATCGCAGCGTGGTCGAGCGCGCGCACGAGCAGTCGCGCACCCCGCAGCCGGCCGGGCACCTCTGGTGCCGGCTGCGCGACGTCGGTGGCCGCGAGCACGCGGTGCGCGTCGTGTGGCGGAGGCTGTGCGTGCCCGCCGCGCGGCTCGTCGTGTTCTTCGACGCCGAGCCCGAGGCCTTCGGCCGCGAGTCGACCGACGTGCTCGCGCGTGCCGCGGGATCGCTCGGCACCTGCGCGACCGAGCACGACGTGCTCGAGCGCGCCGCGGAGGCGCTCTCGGAGCGCGGGCTCACCTCGACGGTGCTCTTGATCGACGAGGGCGATCCGCTGCTGCGCTACGGGCCGACGCGCTCGCCGGGGAGCGGCCCCGGACGGCGCGCGTTCGAGCGCGCGCGCCCGCCGCGCACGATCCTCGAGGCGTTCAACCCCGCGTTCTCCGAGCGGCGTGCCGCGTTCTTCCAGAACGGCGTGCGCCTCGTGCGCGACGCGTACCCCGAGCCCGTCGCGAGCGATCTCGCCGCGCGGCTGCCGTCGGAGCGCATGGTGCAAGCGCCGCTCTTCGTCGACGGCCGGCCGTACGGCGCGCTGGTGGTCACCGGCGAGCTCCTCACACCGCTGCTCGCGGTGTCGATCGAGCTCTTCGCGGAGCTCGTCGCGCGCGCGGTCGAGAACGTGCGGCTCCGCGTGGAGCGCGTGGAGCGCGAGCGGCTCGCCGCGCTGGGCGAGGCCGCCGCGGTGATGGCGCACGAGGTGCGGAACCCCGTCGCCGCGCTGCGCAACGCGGTGTCGCTGCTGCAGCGCCCGGATCTCGACGCGGTCGGGCGCCACGAGATGTTGCGCGTCGTGAGCGAGGAGGCGGCGCGCCTCGAGCGAATGGTCGAAGATCTCCTGACGCTCGGTCGCCCGTTGGTGCCGCGCCCGCGCGCGGTCGCGCTCGAGTCGCTCGTCGAGGCGGCGGTCGGCCTGCTCGCGCGCCGCAACGAGCTCGACGCGGTGACGCTCGAGGTCAGCGCCCCCGAGCGCCCGATGATCGCGCTCGTCGACGAAGACCTCCTGCAGCTCGCGGTGAACAACGTGCTCCGCAACGCGGCGCAGTCGTCGCCCGCGCGCGGGCGGGTGCGCGTGTCGTTCGAGTCGCGCGAGCGGGAGCGCGCGGTGGTGGTCGAGGACGAAGGGCCGGGCTTCACCGACGAGGTGATGCGGCGGCTGTGCGAGCCGTTCCTCACGACGCGCGCGACCGGGACCGGCATGGGGCTCGCGGTGGTGCGTCGCGTGCTCGACGCGAGCGGCGGGCGGATCGAAGCGGGGCGCGGAGCGGCGGGCGGGGCGCGCGTCGCGCTGTGGATGCCGGCGGAGGAGTGA
- a CDS encoding mechanosensitive ion channel domain-containing protein gives MGAHTVISSRGITLLALVLSMSAARVVAQDAGVPEVADAGTAGPSEAPPDDPAIAADEPEADRPDPAEEAREVLRGAHLGELATRTRTALQAARPLLRATDSITDIQRRLPRTEADLERLGHPSRLARISQLSQRELADLRQEWRRYGTMLEEWQSTLVERAGELEQARGELVELRRQWATLRRASEAAGRPEGRHERIVTSLEQSRGAATELDQQRELVLGLQDRVSELAIVVEDVTEQLRAASAAYRDRLFVRDAPPLWQGLRGAATSGEERSLAAQARESFLSSNESPEELAAALAPGVVRQLFVFALLAGLVLIIQRRSRAWPEGDETLAIARAIVARPFSTALLVTLLATPALVRHAPVALYDVVFFLLLVPLARVLPPLAPPHVRPILYFLVGFLFVNRIESTMPEGTELRRLVLLLECVIAIAALALWAQRTKQNDRLTAVLRGVAVTAAIMLALGLVANALGYFFLAEMIGVGTGFSVYTGLTLVAAVVVAQALLDLAIRSDAGRLSHAFREHGTLIHRRVLGALSFAAFVLWAFGTLDGYGVGASLWKWAAETLENQWDVGNLHLSLGAIVAAIGIVVVTHYAARCIRFLLEIDVLPRMRLEPGVDGAISGITRYVIYGGGLLLALAALGIDASQIALVAGALGVGIGFGLQNIVANFFAGLILMLERPVRIGDFIEISPLVGTVSRIGLRSSTVRAPDGAEVIVPNEKLISREVVNWTLSDRKRRVEVRVGVAYGTDPHRVLEILRRVAQEHAEVTKDGVPPSASFVAFGESSLDFALQFWTSDFGEAGRIRSEVGLRVHDALTEAGIEIPFPQRDLHVKSLPEGFVAKKA, from the coding sequence ATGGGAGCACACACGGTCATCTCGTCGCGCGGCATCACGCTGCTCGCGCTCGTCCTCTCGATGTCCGCGGCGCGCGTGGTCGCGCAGGACGCCGGCGTCCCGGAGGTCGCCGATGCGGGCACCGCCGGCCCGAGCGAAGCGCCTCCCGACGATCCCGCGATCGCAGCGGACGAGCCCGAGGCCGATCGCCCCGATCCCGCGGAAGAAGCGCGCGAGGTGCTGCGCGGCGCGCACCTCGGCGAGCTCGCGACGCGCACTCGCACCGCGCTCCAGGCCGCGCGCCCGCTGCTGCGCGCGACCGACTCGATCACCGACATCCAGCGTCGCCTGCCGCGCACCGAGGCCGATCTCGAGCGGCTCGGACATCCGTCGCGGCTCGCGCGCATCTCGCAGCTCTCGCAGCGCGAGCTCGCCGACCTGCGCCAGGAGTGGCGTCGCTACGGCACGATGCTCGAGGAGTGGCAGTCGACGCTCGTCGAGCGCGCGGGCGAGCTCGAGCAGGCGCGCGGCGAGCTCGTGGAGCTGCGCCGCCAGTGGGCGACGCTGCGTCGTGCGTCGGAGGCCGCGGGGCGCCCCGAAGGACGCCACGAGCGGATCGTCACGTCGCTCGAGCAGTCGCGCGGCGCCGCGACCGAGCTCGATCAGCAGCGCGAGCTCGTGCTCGGCCTGCAGGATCGCGTCTCCGAGCTCGCGATCGTCGTCGAGGACGTGACCGAGCAGCTGCGCGCCGCGAGCGCGGCCTATCGCGATCGGCTCTTCGTGCGCGACGCGCCGCCGCTCTGGCAGGGCCTGCGCGGCGCGGCGACGTCGGGCGAGGAGCGCTCGCTCGCGGCCCAGGCGCGCGAGAGCTTCCTGTCGAGCAACGAGTCGCCCGAGGAGCTCGCGGCCGCGCTCGCGCCCGGCGTGGTGCGTCAGCTCTTCGTGTTCGCGCTGCTCGCGGGGCTCGTGCTGATCATCCAGCGGCGCAGCCGCGCCTGGCCCGAGGGCGACGAGACGCTCGCGATCGCGCGCGCGATCGTCGCGCGGCCGTTCTCGACCGCGCTGCTCGTCACGCTGCTCGCGACGCCCGCGCTGGTGCGCCACGCGCCGGTCGCGCTCTACGACGTCGTGTTCTTCCTGCTGCTCGTGCCGCTCGCGCGCGTGCTGCCCCCGCTCGCACCGCCGCACGTGCGCCCGATCCTCTACTTCCTCGTCGGGTTCCTGTTCGTGAACCGGATCGAGTCGACGATGCCCGAGGGGACCGAGCTGCGGCGCCTCGTGCTGCTCCTCGAGTGCGTGATCGCGATCGCCGCGCTCGCGCTCTGGGCGCAGCGCACGAAACAGAACGATCGCCTCACCGCGGTGCTGCGCGGCGTCGCGGTGACCGCCGCGATCATGCTCGCGCTCGGGCTCGTCGCGAACGCGCTCGGCTATTTCTTCCTCGCCGAGATGATCGGCGTCGGCACCGGGTTCAGCGTCTACACCGGGCTCACGCTCGTCGCCGCGGTGGTGGTCGCGCAGGCGCTGCTCGATCTCGCGATCCGCAGCGACGCGGGGCGGCTCTCGCACGCGTTCCGCGAGCACGGCACGCTCATCCACCGGCGCGTGCTCGGCGCGCTCTCGTTCGCCGCGTTCGTGCTCTGGGCCTTCGGGACGCTCGACGGCTACGGCGTGGGCGCGTCGCTCTGGAAGTGGGCGGCCGAGACCCTCGAGAACCAGTGGGACGTCGGCAACCTGCACCTCTCGCTCGGGGCGATCGTCGCGGCGATCGGGATCGTCGTGGTCACGCACTATGCCGCGCGCTGCATCCGCTTCCTGCTCGAGATCGACGTGCTGCCGCGCATGAGGCTCGAGCCCGGCGTCGACGGCGCGATCTCGGGCATCACGCGCTACGTGATCTACGGCGGCGGCCTGCTCCTCGCGCTCGCGGCGCTGGGGATCGACGCGAGCCAGATCGCGCTCGTCGCCGGCGCGCTCGGCGTCGGCATCGGCTTCGGTCTGCAGAACATCGTCGCGAACTTCTTCGCGGGCCTGATCCTCATGCTCGAGCGGCCGGTGCGCATCGGCGACTTCATCGAGATCAGCCCGCTGGTCGGCACCGTCTCGCGCATCGGTCTGCGCTCGAGCACCGTGCGCGCGCCCGACGGCGCCGAGGTGATCGTGCCGAACGAGAAGCTCATCAGCCGCGAGGTCGTGAACTGGACGCTCTCGGATCGGAAGCGCCGCGTCGAGGTGAGGGTCGGCGTCGCGTACGGCACCGATCCCCATCGCGTCCTCGAGATCCTGCGGCGCGTCGCGCAGGAGCACGCCGAGGTCACGAAGGACGGAGTCCCGCCGAGCGCGTCGTTCGTCGCGTTCGGCGAGAGCTCGCTCGACTTCGCGCTGCAGTTCTGGACGAGCGACTTCGGCGAGGCGGGGCGCATCCGCAGCGAGGTCGGCCTGCGCGTGCACGACGCGCTCACCGAGGCCGGGATCGAGATCCCGTTCCCCCAGCGCGACCTCCACGTGAAGAGCCTGCCCGAGGGTTTCGTCGCGAAGAAGGCCTGA
- a CDS encoding alpha/beta fold hydrolase, with protein MGARASLSVHAACLGAGARVSIPARLRMSFRFGGHELDLDRRELRRDGAVVHVEPKVLELLAYLVAHRDRAVAKRELLDALWPDVVVTEGSLQRTVSLARAAVGDTNGDVIRTLPRFGYRFVATIDARSTPPPETARETARSTVRWSRAGDVHVAWQALEPAPGAARDVDVVVVNGWCLPMSACLEHPRLAASFAAMTRSARVILFDKRGVGLSDRVRCATLDERMQDLLCVLDAAGSRRAVVLGLSEGAPIAILLAATHPERVAGLVLVGAFARFTASSDHPAGWSAQRLRALREYVASGWGAGVTARQIFAPEHATGDDVRAWSESAERLGASPGAALDLLAMNEAIDARGVLGWVHVPTTVLHQTDDRVIDAANGRALARAIPGATLIEVPGEDHAFAHHATDRLLAAIDDAVRRAPAPAARRFLATVVHARVPADLRALARASLAALAPRVAARDDDDEVWACFEAAGTALRAAAALHATCAARGVTIACGIDASEIEQEGTIARGPARDRAAVIARAAAEGTTRCTALVGALVHDAAVTFVAIDGGDERLVCARGET; from the coding sequence GTGGGCGCGCGTGCGTCGCTGTCGGTCCATGCCGCGTGCCTCGGCGCGGGCGCGCGTGTCAGCATCCCGGCGCGGCTGCGCATGAGCTTCCGGTTCGGAGGGCACGAGCTCGACCTCGATCGTCGCGAGCTGCGTCGCGACGGCGCGGTCGTGCACGTCGAGCCGAAGGTGCTGGAGCTGCTGGCGTACCTCGTGGCCCATCGTGATCGTGCGGTCGCGAAGCGCGAGCTGCTCGACGCGCTGTGGCCCGACGTCGTCGTCACCGAGGGCTCCCTGCAGCGCACCGTGAGCCTCGCGCGCGCCGCGGTCGGCGACACGAACGGCGACGTCATCCGCACGCTGCCGCGCTTCGGCTATCGCTTCGTCGCGACGATCGACGCGCGCAGCACGCCTCCGCCCGAGACCGCGCGCGAGACCGCGAGGAGCACGGTGCGCTGGTCGCGCGCCGGCGACGTGCACGTCGCGTGGCAGGCGCTCGAGCCCGCGCCCGGCGCGGCCCGCGACGTCGACGTCGTCGTCGTGAACGGCTGGTGCCTGCCGATGAGCGCGTGCCTCGAGCATCCGCGCCTCGCGGCGAGCTTCGCGGCGATGACGCGCTCGGCGCGCGTGATCCTCTTCGACAAGCGAGGCGTGGGGCTCTCGGATCGCGTGCGCTGCGCGACGCTCGACGAGCGCATGCAGGACCTGCTCTGCGTGCTCGACGCCGCGGGCTCTCGTCGCGCGGTCGTGCTCGGCCTGTCGGAGGGCGCGCCGATCGCGATCCTCCTCGCGGCGACGCACCCCGAGCGCGTCGCCGGGCTCGTGCTCGTCGGTGCGTTCGCGCGCTTCACCGCGTCGAGCGATCACCCCGCGGGATGGAGCGCGCAGCGGCTGCGCGCGCTGCGCGAGTACGTCGCGAGCGGGTGGGGCGCGGGCGTGACCGCGCGTCAGATCTTCGCGCCCGAGCACGCCACGGGCGACGACGTGCGCGCGTGGAGCGAGAGCGCGGAGCGGCTCGGCGCGAGCCCGGGCGCGGCGCTCGACCTGCTCGCGATGAACGAGGCGATCGACGCCCGCGGCGTGCTCGGGTGGGTGCACGTGCCGACCACGGTGCTGCACCAGACCGACGATCGTGTGATCGACGCCGCGAACGGGCGCGCCCTCGCGCGCGCGATCCCCGGCGCGACGCTCATCGAGGTGCCCGGCGAAGATCACGCGTTCGCGCACCACGCGACCGATCGCCTGCTCGCCGCGATCGACGACGCGGTGAGGCGCGCGCCGGCGCCGGCGGCGCGGCGCTTCCTCGCGACGGTGGTGCACGCGCGGGTGCCCGCCGATCTGCGCGCGCTCGCACGGGCCTCGCTCGCGGCGCTCGCGCCGCGCGTCGCCGCGCGCGACGACGACGACGAGGTGTGGGCGTGCTTCGAGGCCGCGGGCACGGCGCTGCGCGCGGCGGCGGCGCTCCACGCCACGTGCGCCGCGCGCGGGGTGACGATCGCGTGCGGGATCGACGCGAGCGAGATCGAGCAGGAGGGCACGATCGCGCGCGGACCGGCCCGCGACCGCGCTGCGGTGATCGCGCGCGCTGCTGCCGAGGGCACGACGCGCTGCACCGCGCTCGTCGGCGCGCTGGTGCACGACGCCGCGGTCACGTTCGTCGCGATCGACGGCGGCGACGAGCGCCTCGTGTGCGCGCGCGGCGAAACCTAA
- a CDS encoding methyltransferase family protein has protein sequence MEITSELAPERDRRFGAALFALASYGAFSICFTASLVFLAGWRAMPPTAALPAIVADVVLLLVFGLQHSVMARPAFKRAWTRIVPPRSERSVYVLASSIALGALVVLWQPIDVMVWDLRGAPRVVMHVAFALASLLVLASSFALDHFELFGLRQALAPLGWMRPSRDEFVERGAYRWVRHPLQASLLLVSWVTPSMSLDHLVYAIGMTAYVVIGTALEERDLVRALGDRYRAYQARVGRFFPRIGGGA, from the coding sequence ATGGAGATCACGTCCGAGCTCGCACCGGAGCGCGACCGCCGCTTCGGTGCCGCGCTCTTCGCGCTCGCGTCCTACGGCGCATTCTCGATCTGTTTCACCGCGTCGCTCGTGTTCCTCGCGGGGTGGCGCGCGATGCCGCCCACCGCCGCGCTGCCGGCGATCGTCGCCGACGTCGTGCTGCTGCTCGTCTTCGGGCTGCAGCACAGCGTGATGGCGCGGCCCGCGTTCAAGCGCGCGTGGACGCGCATCGTCCCGCCGCGCAGCGAGCGCAGCGTGTACGTGCTCGCGTCGTCGATCGCGCTCGGCGCGCTCGTCGTGCTGTGGCAGCCGATCGACGTGATGGTGTGGGATCTGCGCGGCGCGCCGCGCGTGGTGATGCACGTCGCCTTCGCGCTCGCGTCGCTGCTGGTGCTCGCGTCGTCGTTCGCGCTCGATCACTTCGAGCTCTTCGGGCTGCGCCAGGCGCTCGCGCCGCTCGGCTGGATGCGCCCCTCGCGCGACGAATTCGTGGAGCGCGGCGCGTATCGGTGGGTGCGCCATCCGCTGCAGGCGAGCCTGCTCCTCGTCTCGTGGGTCACGCCGTCGATGAGCTTGGACCACTTGGTCTATGCCATCGGGATGACCGCGTACGTCGTGATCGGCACCGCGCTCGAGGAGCGCGACCTCGTGCGCGCGCTCGGCGATCGCTATCGCGCGTACCAGGCGCGCGTCGGGCGGTTCTTCCCGCGGATCGGAGGTGGAGCGTGA
- a CDS encoding alpha/beta fold hydrolase codes for MTRELVVMCGDVALRARVIGARDVRSTVVLLHGLGDASPTWWECGLAQRLAAHHRVVALDARGHGGSTRPRDPRAYGADLLVQDVLATLDALEIERAHVVGYSLGGRTALELAARAPERVASLGIGGAHPFAQDMRAIRHVVERGGDAWLAVIAARAGALDPTCAARLRANDGAVLSAAARDREDVSTAVARWRGPALVWVGEHDPMRADVERGAGVIDARVVIAAGAEHFGASRAPDALDAVVTFLAGA; via the coding sequence GTGACGCGCGAGCTGGTCGTGATGTGCGGGGACGTCGCGCTGCGCGCCCGCGTGATCGGCGCGCGCGACGTGCGCAGCACCGTCGTGCTCCTGCACGGCCTCGGTGACGCGAGCCCGACGTGGTGGGAGTGCGGCCTCGCGCAGCGGCTCGCGGCGCATCATCGCGTCGTCGCGCTCGACGCACGCGGCCACGGCGGGAGCACCCGCCCGCGCGATCCGCGCGCGTACGGCGCGGACCTGCTCGTGCAGGACGTCCTCGCGACGCTCGACGCGCTGGAGATCGAGCGCGCGCACGTCGTCGGCTACTCGCTCGGCGGGCGCACCGCGCTCGAGCTCGCCGCGCGCGCGCCCGAGCGCGTCGCGTCGCTGGGGATCGGCGGCGCGCACCCGTTCGCCCAGGACATGCGCGCGATCCGTCACGTCGTGGAGCGCGGCGGCGACGCGTGGCTCGCGGTGATCGCGGCGCGCGCGGGCGCGCTCGATCCGACGTGCGCGGCGCGCTTGCGCGCGAACGACGGCGCCGTGCTCTCCGCCGCGGCGCGGGATCGCGAGGACGTCTCCACCGCGGTCGCGCGATGGCGCGGGCCCGCGCTGGTGTGGGTCGGCGAGCACGATCCCATGCGCGCCGACGTCGAGCGCGGCGCGGGCGTGATCGACGCGCGCGTGGTGATCGCGGCGGGCGCCGAGCACTTCGGTGCGTCACGCGCGCCCGACGCGCTCGACGCGGTGGTCACGTTCCTCGCGGGCGCGTGA